A window of Streptomyces sp. SAI-127 contains these coding sequences:
- a CDS encoding serine/threonine-protein kinase has protein sequence MTLRENDPESVGGYRIESRIGTGGMGVVYLGRSASGRAVAVKVVHTRYADNPEFRARFRQEIAAARRVSGAFTAPVVDADPEAERPWMATAFVPGRTLADRVDESGPLDWPALRRLGTELAEALREIHRAEVVHRDLKPSNVLLLESEGDDGAVRVIDFGISRAADSDVRTQTGMVMGSPPFMAPEQFSRPHEVGSAVDVFSLGAVLVYAATGHSPFEAENAYLAAYNTVHGEPRLGELPERLRPLVSRCLAKEPADRPTSSEVLELLAGLPEELSDGRPAEEVSRAPEMRTTDVVTSPLGHVGPVRRKRRGRKLSAAVAVVALLGGVGAAAVAVVEDEPASTVDEFDALAPRTTPSGTAPAGWRPWRNALGSGGKGQSTGVGASCTPDALGVFCASEQVALMRLNPATGNVEWTKSMSRKQVSSFSMREPVVHDGVVFVYSADRSQGVDAYDGKTGERLWRLKGPLGEFEALGGVLLVRLDELGPSDTARYAAYEPRTGKELWRRELTSTSSSPFYEGPKDTLYADLRGGEGGIARIDVRTGRTLGSVDAPKGDLWLATVHDGTAYYARWEDDSGVSAAFFVQDLNSGKTRRIDFPWSVEPEAPPLVQGDTMYIFDYGNETLLALDVKQGKPLWSSSRDLRVFSEPSYHAGRLYVTMPDTSIVALDPRNGKEIGRTNPSFDTTGRSFEELSPSSVPPLLVGDVLYGVSGSGIFSVADVT, from the coding sequence GTGACCCTGCGCGAGAACGATCCGGAGTCTGTCGGCGGCTACCGGATCGAATCGCGGATCGGGACCGGCGGCATGGGTGTCGTCTATCTCGGCCGATCGGCCTCGGGACGGGCCGTCGCCGTCAAGGTGGTCCACACCCGGTATGCCGACAACCCCGAGTTCCGGGCCAGGTTCCGGCAGGAGATCGCCGCCGCGCGCCGGGTCAGCGGCGCGTTCACGGCTCCGGTCGTGGACGCGGACCCGGAGGCGGAACGGCCCTGGATGGCCACGGCGTTCGTGCCGGGCCGTACGCTCGCGGACCGTGTCGACGAGTCGGGACCGCTGGACTGGCCCGCACTGCGCCGCCTCGGCACCGAACTCGCCGAGGCCCTGCGGGAGATCCACCGCGCGGAGGTCGTGCACCGGGACCTCAAGCCGAGCAATGTGCTGCTGCTGGAGAGCGAGGGCGACGACGGGGCCGTACGCGTCATCGACTTCGGCATCTCGCGCGCGGCCGACAGCGATGTCCGTACCCAGACCGGCATGGTGATGGGCTCTCCGCCGTTCATGGCGCCGGAACAGTTCAGCCGCCCGCACGAGGTCGGCTCCGCGGTCGACGTCTTCTCGCTGGGCGCGGTGCTTGTGTACGCGGCGACCGGGCACAGCCCCTTCGAGGCGGAGAACGCCTATCTGGCCGCGTACAACACCGTGCACGGCGAGCCCCGGCTGGGTGAACTGCCTGAGCGGCTACGCCCGTTGGTCTCGCGCTGTCTGGCGAAGGAACCCGCGGACCGGCCGACGTCGAGCGAGGTCCTGGAGCTGCTGGCGGGTCTGCCGGAGGAACTGTCCGACGGGAGACCGGCCGAGGAGGTGTCCCGCGCCCCGGAGATGCGCACCACGGACGTGGTGACCTCGCCGCTCGGTCACGTGGGGCCGGTCCGGCGGAAGCGCCGCGGGAGGAAACTGTCGGCCGCCGTAGCCGTCGTGGCACTCCTCGGCGGGGTGGGGGCGGCCGCGGTCGCCGTGGTGGAGGACGAGCCGGCGAGTACGGTCGACGAGTTCGACGCCCTCGCTCCGCGGACGACGCCCAGCGGGACGGCACCGGCGGGCTGGAGGCCCTGGCGCAACGCGCTGGGGTCGGGCGGAAAGGGCCAGTCGACGGGGGTCGGCGCCTCGTGCACTCCGGACGCTCTCGGCGTCTTCTGCGCCTCCGAGCAGGTGGCGCTGATGCGGCTGAACCCGGCGACGGGAAACGTCGAGTGGACGAAGTCCATGAGCCGCAAGCAGGTCAGCAGCTTCTCGATGCGCGAGCCCGTCGTCCATGACGGTGTGGTGTTCGTCTACAGCGCGGACCGCTCGCAGGGCGTCGACGCCTACGACGGCAAGACCGGTGAGCGGCTGTGGCGGCTGAAGGGCCCGCTCGGCGAGTTCGAGGCGCTGGGTGGGGTGCTTCTCGTGCGCCTGGACGAGCTCGGTCCCTCCGACACGGCGCGCTATGCGGCCTACGAGCCGCGCACGGGCAAGGAGTTGTGGCGGCGCGAGCTGACCTCCACCTCGTCGAGCCCCTTCTACGAAGGCCCCAAGGACACGCTTTACGCCGATCTGCGCGGCGGCGAAGGCGGTATCGCCCGCATCGACGTGCGGACCGGCAGAACGCTGGGCAGTGTCGACGCCCCGAAGGGCGACCTGTGGCTGGCGACGGTCCACGACGGCACGGCGTACTACGCGCGCTGGGAGGACGACTCCGGTGTGTCCGCAGCCTTCTTCGTCCAGGATCTCAACAGCGGCAAGACCCGCCGGATCGACTTCCCCTGGAGCGTGGAGCCCGAGGCACCGCCGCTGGTGCAGGGCGACACCATGTACATCTTCGACTACGGCAACGAGACCCTGCTCGCCCTCGATGTGAAGCAGGGCAAGCCACTGTGGTCCAGCTCGCGCGACCTGCGCGTTTTCAGCGAACCCTCCTACCACGCGGGCCGGTTGTACGTCACGATGCCGGACACCAGCATCGTGGCCCTCGATCCGAGGAACGGGAAGGAGATCGGCCGTACCAATCCGTCCTTCGACACCACGGGCCGCTCCTTCGAGGAACTGTCGCCGAGTTCGGTGCCGCCGCTGCTGGTGGGTGATGTGCTGTACGGGGTCAGCGGGTCGGGGATCTTCTCGGTGGCCGACGTCACCTGA